TTATTCTCTGCTAAGAGAAAGCAGGAATCTTTGGAGCGAAGCTGGTTCCATTCTTGGGGTAATGTTCTAGCCTGGTGTGGAACTTTTACTGCCAGAAAGCGATGAGGCTTTAGAAATTCTGGAGAAAGACACAGAAACCGGGTTAAAGGTGGGTCTATTGGCCAGGTTACAACAAATTgattatcaaaacaaaaacaaaaaaatatggtTAACTCAATATGTTGAGTCATGAAAAGCAAGAGTcaatagatatttaaagaaaaataatgagaattttcttttcaaataacaaatattatatTTGCATTGTATTTGTTCAGATGAGCAAAGATGTTACTCATGCTTAATCGTACAAATTGCTTCAGGACTATAGATACATAGACACCCAAAGGGAGATGAAATATATGTgagaaaaagactggaaaaaagtgTAGGCCCCGGTTTGGGATGTCCTTGTCTATTACGGTGACCGAGGGGCGTTCATTATATGCTAAATTATAAAGACtctgtaaaacttaaaaattcagtaaCACTTTCATTGCCCACATTACCCAGAATCTTCAGATAGTAGTAGAACGTTAAAGTGggatattgaaaaatataaattagcagAAGTTTGTGCAGAAACTAGATTCAGTTAGCTAGAGGCCTTGTCCTCAAACTCTCGTGAATATGTGATTTTCAGGCAACAGAAAGAAGGCACCCTCTTCGCTTGCTTATTGGTGGACAGGCTCGTGAGACCTCCTGTTGTAAGGCGGTAGCCTGCCATTCACATTTGCCTAATGACATAGCAATCTAGTGTAAAGCACTCATGAAATTCATCAAAGCCTTTCATTCAAAGGCTATAAGaaccccttctcctcctcccaccttcaTTTCCCTTGGGTCTCAAGGCACTTCAAAGAAATTGTAGCCTTGAGTGGAtttgattttgtcttttaaatagaCTGGAAATGAGGAGACATCTGCTTGCTTGCATATATTTGCTGTTTGGTGGTTCCAGCAGTTACCCCTCATGACTCCCTTGATTTTCTCCTGCCCTGCATGACCACCGCAAAGAACCAAAGGcttctggaggggagagagaaaggcccAAGCCCTCACATCTTGAACCATTCTAGAGGGCTAAGAAAAAGGTTTTACCAACTTGGTTGAAAATGAGTTTACTGACACCCAGATATTAATATAACATTGCGTGTCagctttttcaattaaaaaaaaatatacattgaaCCTGAAGGTTTTGTAGGAGGGAACATTAAAAAGACAATTCATTTATGGCACTGGTTGCTCTTCAAGAAGAATAAGGTATTTTCCCCCCCgttttattgagatttaattgacattcagcactgtataagtttaaggtctATAGCATAATGACTTGACTTAAGAAGACTAAGattttaatgtttcatattttGGGTTTACAGTCATTGGTCCAAGACTTATTTAATAGGTTTTGAAACATGTAAAGGTAGATTATACAAGGGACTCTTCAGATGCTTCTTAGATGAAAATATGCTATTATGGAATTGTGAGGCTGATAAAAATTGGAGCTACTTTGCTAGAAAAATGCAAACAGATTTATCCTAATGAAAAGTAAGGTAAGTTTTAAAGGTCACTTATGCAATCATAGAACGAGAGACCTAATCAACATAAGGGAAGCTAAAACAGAGGGGAAACTTGAGGTGAAGAAGATCTGTGGGACTTTAGGTGGTTACAAGTTTGAGGCAGTTTGCAGGCAGACCCCAAAGGTGAGCCGTTTTGGAAATCTGGAAGTCACAGGCCTCGGATCTCAATCACACCGAGCAGTGTCAGCCACGTTTACAGCAGGCACATTGAGAGGggttgtaaaaatttatttttacaagcGCTTGCTGAGAAACGGGGCTACTTACCTGCAATCCCTTTGGTGTTTATGCCACATTAccagaagcctttttttttttttttttggaagcgtgaagaaaaacaaacaaaaacagtcaaAACTGTGTATTTGCCAGAAGAGAAAGTAATTTTTCACCTCATAAAATAACCGCCCACCCTGAGATGATTTTCTGCTTCATAGACTCTAAGTCAGAACTGAATTTCATCCAACCGTTGCAAGTTGGCCAACAGAAGATCCGCTAGAAGATCTCACTCACGCCATGCGAAGCCTTGTTTCTTCCACAATTCGCAGGGGCACAGTGGGGGCCCCGGGAAGAAGGAAGTGGTCCACTCTGCTTGGGCAGAATGAGCTGAGAAAGACTCACAGAAGTGATCCTTACACTGTATCTTGAAAGCAGAGTAGGTATTTGCCAGGCAGGTGAGGCAGGGCTTAGTGGAAAGGTCATCGGTACAACCCAGGAAGTGGGAGCAGTGCGGGCTAAGGGGTGGTGGGGTGACATCGTCTGGGCCCCTTGTGACTTTGGAGGTCAGGAAGGAGGTAAGgcacaatgaaataaatatgggGTGGTGCCCGGAAAGCAGGGCCAGATTCATGGACATCCTTGTACGTCGTGCtcaagaatttattttcattcctttatttaataaattggTGTGTTGAAAACGTACTAAACAACAGGCCTTGGGGAGATAAGacacattttgttgttgttgtcctcGTGGAGGTTATAGTATAAAAAGGGCAGAGACAGACATTAAATCAATAATCACACATATAACTACTTAATTTTACTTGTGATAAGCTCCTGTGGGTGAAGGACAATGCTTGTGTCATGAGTTTGTAATGGAAACATCTAACTTAATCTGAGGATCacagaaggcttccctgaggaagtgaccATGAACCTGAGAACAGAGTAGAGGCTACTGAGTCAGAGGAGGGCTTATTTGGGTGGAGTTGTTGGGTGGGGTTGGAAAGAACGTTGAGGGCAGATGTGACAGGGGCAAAGGCCTGGGGATAGGGAGTTTGGTGGGGCTGTAGAAAAGCCAGAAGCCTATGGATGGACTCTAATCAGAGGAGCCTTGTGATCGTATTTGCATTTAAGAAACCCTCCCCTGGCGGTAACGTGGGATATAGCAACAGCATACGGGACTGGAGGTAAAGAGACCGTGTCCCGTGTCGCTGTGTGCTGTTATCCTAGCTCCAGTGGGAGGGTCAAGGTGAGAGCTAAAGCTGTAACAGTGTGGACAGAGAGGAGGGAATAGATTTGGTAGATAAAGGGCTACAAATGgctgttcttttttaattaaaatttttttaaaccattttatttatttgagagtgagagtgagtcagagggggagcagcagagggagagggagaagcaggcttctcgatgagcaggaagcccgatgcggggctcaatcccaggaccctggggtcatgacttgaAGGCAGACgggtaaccgactgagccacccaggcaccccagaaatggCTGTTCTTAATGACCAGTGAATTAGattggaaagaagggaggaggaagtcAAAAGAATGACTCTAGGGTTTCTGGATGGAGCAACTGGGTGGATAGTGAAATGGAGCACAGAGATCAGACGTGGTGGAGGATTAGGAGGAGCCAAGGAGCTTCATTATGGACACGCTTGGTTGGAAGTGCCTACAGAAACGTCCCATAGGCAGCTGGATGCGAGCATAAAGTTCCAGGAAGATTTCAAAGCTGGAGTCACAGAAATGAAACATATCGGCAATTAAGTGGTGGTGGAATTGAGAGCTCACCCCAGGAACGTGAACTGAGTGAGGAGACCAGAGTTTCCAAGACCACACCCTGGGAAACATAGCTATTCAATAGGTGAGCATAGAAAGAAGAGGTAGAAAGGAGCCCGAAGAAGAATGACCAGAGAGGTGGAAGAATCAGAAGAAAGCGTATGCTGGAtattctccatctgcccctccaaCTCTGCGTTCTTCCCTTCTTCATCCTGCTTTGTGACCCCTGTGGACTGCATCTACTGGCTCACTGGCTCTCTCGCTCTCTGGCTTCTAGAGGTCAGTGGCTGGGAGGCACTGACAGAGAAGGGAGggccagaagagagagagagagaagctgggtgATTCCTCCTGCTGGATTCTGGATTGTTAGTGGCTCTGTTCTGCTACCCAAGTCCACACTCCTGTTGTGCATGCATAGCTGAGGTTCTTTCGTTTCTGCAGACCTAAGGGTGGGAAAGGTGGTCCTCCTGTTGCTAAGTCCTTAGGTCCCTCATCTTCCTTTGCTGGTTCACCTTAATCCCATCTAGAGCTTTTCAAACAGTTCCTTCATTAACCTCTGTCCAGTCATTCCTGTTTCTTGCCATCTGCATCCTGTTGGGATCCTCACCTTTACAGAGTTCTAGCACAAAGCCACAGAATGAGTTTCGAGGTGGGGGTGGTCTCCAGCGTCAAATGCTGTGGAGACCTTGTTTGATGAAGGCTGAGGAGTCCATGGTATGTAgcaactggagggtgttgtgGCCTCAACTGGCACAGGCTAAGGGAATGATGGGCTGGAGCCCGATGGCAGCGCACCAAGGAGTCAATGGAGAGGCGCTGACCATTCCTTTGAGGAGCCTAGCTATTTAAAGAGCAGAAGGTGATATTTTGAGGGAGGTGTAGGGTGGTGTTTTCtccctttgatttttaaaacatttttaaaaagattttatttatttattttagagacagagagcatgagtggggggaggggcagagggagagggacaagcagactctgtgctgagcgtggagcccgatgtggggctccatcccaggaccctgagatcacgacctgagctgaaatcaagagtcggacggttaaccacctgagccacccaggcacccctcttccttttattttaatgttgaaGGGACTTGGGCACTCTTTTAGCCAGTAGGAAGGAGCCACTAGACAGAGAAAGCTTGGAAGTGAAGGAATGGGAAACATGAATGGATCCATGCCCAGGACTGTAGCAGGAGCTGACCGGAGGGATTAAGCTTGACCACAGCAGAATGCCGACTTCTTAGCTCATAGCCAAGGAGTGAGTGTAGATGTGGACAGTAAATGTGTACTGCTGTGGGGTAGGGAAATGAGGGGGTTTCTTCCTGACAGCCTAAATTTTCTCAGTGAAAGTTCAAGGGCAAGGAAATTTCAAAATTGCAATTGTGAACAACGGGAGAAACTGATCAGGGACCAAAGAAGGTCTCAAAAGtttgctaaaataaatgaataaatgattggtCTAAATGATATAAACCAGAATGCAGCATGTGTGAAGTGATAATGTCATGAGATACAGTTGGAAAGGTAGGATGTATCTAGATTATGGAATTTGGTCTTTATATAGGCAATGGGGAGCATGaaagttttctgggtttttgtttgtttgcttatttgtttgtctttttagtaacctctacacctaacgtggggcttgaactgacagccctgagatcaagagttgcatgctctaccgactgagccagccagccacctgcACTGAAGGTTTCTGATTAGTGGAGAGATGAAGAGAACATAAGACTTTTGGGGGGGGTGAGTGGGGGCAAGGAGAAGTACTAAAGGTTACAAAGAGGCCTTAAAATAATCTAGGAGCTAGATAAGGATGTGCCTTATTTGGGGGTTGAGAGTAGAGATGACAAAGTTAAGAGCCACTGAGGAGCTAGATCCTATGAGACTAGTGGTGATGCCAGCAGGTGGATTGGGGGATGGTTAGTTCCTTTCCCCAAATTCAATCCCCTCCCATCTTAATCCACCCTAAATATACACTCTGAGCAAAAGCAGGGTGCTTTCTGTGCAAACGCCGGTTTGACATGAACTGCCTAGCCCCATCCAGATTGCCACACTGAAATGTCTCCTTGCATAGACATACACGAACTTCCACCGCACAGAGGTTAGAAGTTACTCAGATACAGGAACTACAAGACAAAGAGTTGGAGATAAGACAGCAATTTCAGTTGGCTTTTCTGGGTGGATGTCATGATACTGTTGATCAAGAAAGATCACatttgtgaaggaaaatgatgaattttaggTCCCGGGATGATCTATGTGGATTTGGGCCATTGGGGTTGAGAATGTGAGTCTGGAGCTTGGGAAGGAGGCTGGGCCTCGCGGCGCCGATGCAGGTGCGGTCTGTATGGGGCTGATGGTGAAGTGGCGGGGCCCAGGGAGAGCGGTGCCTAAGAAAGACCGGGAACAGCTCTTTGAGGAATGCTCTCTGAGAGGGCAGGCAGAGGTGGACAAGGGGTgtcaggaaggaaaaggagaaaatgccaGAAAAACAGGAGGATACACAGAAGAACACAGCTCCTGACAGCCCAGATTGGAGAGTCCCGCCCAGGAAGGGCTAACTGAGGATAATGGCATGGTAGCTTTTCCTTTTTACAAACAATACCACGTCTCTTCTTGAAGACTGACTTCTAATTTACAGTTCGGTCTACAAAACGGTCCCCCTTTTAACATCACTTATGAGCAAATATTTAGAGTTGCTGTGAATCCCCTAACCTTGTAGTTTCACAGTCACTGTCCAGAAAGCTGTGCCGTCCTGTGTgaaatttgtttaaagaaaatctgTTCAGCGGTTCTAAGGGCTTCAATCTGAACTCAAAATGTTACTTGAATTCCCTTTGATTTTCAAGTTCCACATCGTAGTACAGCAGGTCCTCATACAGCAAGCCAGCTCCCAACAGGTGGCCTTGGGTCtgcatttgaatattttctaactGCAACAGGTTCTcttctgagtatttaccccaatcTCTGCCATTGAAGGGCTCCTGCATTCCTGGTGAACTGGTTTCACTTGGGATCTCTTGTAATAATGGCACCTGGCTTCTGGAACGGCTTTCAGCACAACCCCCCTCTCCTCTTTCACACTGAAGAGCCGTTTCATCGCTACAGGATTGTAACAATTGTGTGCGGCTTCTAACCTTTCTGGAATCCGAGTCCTCAAGAGTGCATACCAACCCCTCATTCGCATCAGTGTCTGTTAGGTGGGGATTCATGTTGCCCCCTTCCGAATTTTGTTGTGAGGGTGCTAAGTTTTCACCGGCAGTGATCTTGAGAGGAACATCATTTTGAGCTGTGTTTATTTCCTGAAGGCAAGGTTCATATTTACAAATGTCTGAGTCTCTTTCATGACAGTCGCTCTCGTCAGGATCTGAGGGAACTTCAGCGGACCATGGTGGTGTTTGTGGTACAACATCTACATTTAAATCTAAGTCTCCAAGTGAGTGAAGCCACTCTACGGCCTCAGATTGGAGAGCTCTGGCATAATCACAGACGACCGTGCCTGGGGTCTCATCCCTGGAGGGACTGCTACTGCCCAGAGACCCAGGCAGGGTCAGTGGACCCTCAGATGTGTCAGTGTTAGAGGCACCTTCCAGATGAGTCTCACACAAGCCTGAGTCTGGACCAGAAATGAGAGGGTTTTCAAAACAGTCCTCCTGATTCTCACCCTTCTCCAGAATCTTCTGGCAGGGGATATAGTCCTCAGGGTCCTCTAATGATGTAACATTGTCCTTCCTCACCCCTGAGTCCTCGTCCTCTGGGGGCTTGCTGGGTCTGTGGCTCTTCTCACCATGTGCCTCTTCTTCGGTCACATTTCTTGCATCCTCTGAACTTACTGAACTTAGAGTAAATAAAGACCCTTCATCAGAATCAGAATCATAGCTGCTGTCCAATGGGTACTGAGGGTCAGAAGGAGCATGTTTCTGCCCTGGTTCCACGTCACTGAGTGGGACCGCACCATGGGAGGCGGGAAGCCCTTCCTCAGCACTGGCCCCCTGGAGCCCTCGCTGTCGTGTGTCCAGTAAATTCAGGTAAGTGCCCACTTGCGTTTCCTTGGAAAACTCCGAAGGTAACCACTCATTCTCTCCAGCCCCCTGTGCTTTCGTATGCGTTTGCATTTTAGAGATAGAAGCTGCCATTTCTCCCGAGAGCGGTGTGTTTAACTCACTCGAGTCACTGTGAATTGAGCCAGAGACAGTCTGCAATCTGCCAGCTCGCACAGGGGCACCCGCTGAATGCACACTGGGAGAACCTTCCTGGGCCAGAGTTGCATAATTTACTTCCCCGAGAGCATCTTCCCTGCGGATGTGATCCTGCCCTGCTGGAATTCGTTGGTTATGACCAGCATTCGGCTGTCCTTGGAGAATGGAATGGGCTGCGCTGTCACTCAGAAGTACGTactccttcccacctcctggccctctgctctccccacatGGTCCCCTGCTCTGCCGCCTGCCAGGCTCCCTTCCGCCCTCTCCTAGAGGGCCGTCGGGGATGACAGCAGCGCAGGGGCTGGCgggccctgggaggggctgaTCTGTTCTCGGGTGCTGGGCGTTCCCTGCAGCTTCAATGTCGCCACAGAAGCCCTTGTTTGAGTACGCGTTATCCGCGTTGTCCGAGCTGGGCCTTTTGCGTGCGCATCTCTGGTGCCACAGTCTGTCAATGAAAGGCCTGGCGAAAGCCCCCAGGCAGAAAGCCACGAAGAACGTGATGAACACGGCCAGGCAGACGGCCAGGGCGAGGTCCTGGGAAGTGTCTCCCTGTCTGCCAGCTGTGGGCACATCCCTGGGGCTCCTAGCCCCTCTGGGCAGCCTGCGCGGCCTCTCGCTGGCCGGGGAGTCCGCGGGGCCCTTCCTCCGCGCCGTGCCAGGGTGCTCAAACCAGCCTGCCTGGGGCCTTTTGGCTTGGCCAGGCGGGAAGCTTTTCACAGGCTTTGCAGGATGGTGAGGAAGGTGGGTCTCCCTGGAAATTTCGCTTTGGAGGGTCCACTGGTCTGCCTTCTCGTTCCCtggaagcagggtggggggaaacACACAGTGAGTGGACACGGAAGTAAGGCTCTGTGGGTCCTCCTCAGTCCTTACCTGGCTATGTCTCAGGTGTACATTGCATGACAGTAAGCAGCTTTCCTGGCTGATCAATTGGTTGTAACCAGTAGTATGTCTCCGGCCACGTGTGCTTTTACACCTTTTACACCTGGCGGTCAGGCTTCCGCCTGCTACTTAGAGACCTGGGAGGCTGTCCGTTTCTTAGGCTTCTTGCCTGATTGCTGCTCATGGGAGGAAAGAAGACAGACGGGGACAGCTATAccacttctccttcctctgacTCCTCCACCTACTGCACATTTTGGAGAACATTCCATCAGCCACCTGCACAACCTGCCTTGGCTCTGCCTATGTGCACGATATCAATTTCTCACTGTGCCCCAGGGCTGGCAAACAGAAACATTCAGGTTTCTCACTGGCTCCTGACATCCTGCCTTCCATACCCAGAATGCCAGTTGTGGTTTTTACAGAGGAATGAAACAGGGCGGCTGACATTAAGACCTCTGTGAtcccggcgcctgggtggctcaggcggtgagcatccgactcttggtttggctcaggtcatgatctcatgggtggggAAATCCAGCCCCcagtggggctccacactcagtggggaatctgctggaAGTTTCTCCCCTTATGCCCCTCCGCccactcgctttctctctctgtcaaataaataaataaatctttaaaattcatagatttcagggcgcctgggtggctcagtcgttaagcgtctgccttgggctcaggtcatgatcccagggtcctgggatcgagccccgtatcgggctccctgctccgtgggaagcctgcttctcccccccgcactccccctgcttgcgttccctctctcgctgtgcttctctctgtcaaataaataaataaaatcttttaaaaaattaaataaaattcatagatTTCTTCTAAACCTAGTAAGCATGGCCATTTTCTACTTTAGTGACAGTCAtgaacagaacagagtccagGACTCATTACAAAAAACCttacctcccccccaccccccacccctgcccccatacCCAGGGAGGAGT
The sequence above is a segment of the Zalophus californianus isolate mZalCal1 chromosome 2, mZalCal1.pri.v2, whole genome shotgun sequence genome. Coding sequences within it:
- the LRRC66 gene encoding leucine-rich repeat-containing protein 66 encodes the protein MKNLHFRVLTMLIGLYFTGTMTNPPRKSSLLFSSECQWNGYLLTNCSFTGKDDIHVDRPQSAATVGTRASFLRALLRSHVRKDWNTKHLDLSNNRIPNITLSPLAHFHALEVLNLSNSSLRSITLDLHSAKSSWGKHRRSSWRHGLPFLKLLILQRNKLADIPKGLWKLKSLQSLDLSFNRIAQIGLSDLRHCLRLENLYLKSNKIFRIHPEAFKDLKKLQVVDLSNNVLTTILPMMVIALELPHLEVDLADNQWQCDYSVAAFQKVISESWRKTWNVICSKSVGNEKADQWTLQSEISRETHLPHHPAKPVKSFPPGQAKRPQAGWFEHPGTARRKGPADSPASERPRRLPRGARSPRDVPTAGRQGDTSQDLALAVCLAVFITFFVAFCLGAFARPFIDRLWHQRCARKRPSSDNADNAYSNKGFCGDIEAAGNAQHPRTDQPLPGPASPCAAVIPDGPLGEGGREPGRRQSRGPCGESRGPGGGKEYVLLSDSAAHSILQGQPNAGHNQRIPAGQDHIRREDALGEVNYATLAQEGSPSVHSAGAPVRAGRLQTVSGSIHSDSSELNTPLSGEMAASISKMQTHTKAQGAGENEWLPSEFSKETQVGTYLNLLDTRQRGLQGASAEEGLPASHGAVPLSDVEPGQKHAPSDPQYPLDSSYDSDSDEGSLFTLSSVSSEDARNVTEEEAHGEKSHRPSKPPEDEDSGVRKDNVTSLEDPEDYIPCQKILEKGENQEDCFENPLISGPDSGLCETHLEGASNTDTSEGPLTLPGSLGSSSPSRDETPGTVVCDYARALQSEAVEWLHSLGDLDLNVDVVPQTPPWSAEVPSDPDESDCHERDSDICKYEPCLQEINTAQNDVPLKITAGENLAPSQQNSEGGNMNPHLTDTDANEGLVCTLEDSDSRKVRSRTQLLQSCSDETALQCERGEGGCAESRSRSQVPLLQEIPSETSSPGMQEPFNGRDWGKYSEENLLQLENIQMQTQGHLLGAGLLYEDLLYYDVELENQREFK